The following coding sequences are from one Ochotona princeps isolate mOchPri1 chromosome 8, mOchPri1.hap1, whole genome shotgun sequence window:
- the LOC131481059 gene encoding dolichyl-diphosphooligosaccharide--protein glycosyltransferase subunit STT3A-like has translation MFLINLIPLHVLVLMLTGRFSHRIYVAYCTVYCLGTILFMQISFVGFQPVLPSEHMAAFGVFGLCQIHAFVDYLRSKLNPQQSEALFRSVICLVGVVLLTVGALLMLTGKMSPWTGRFYSLLDPPYAKNNIPIIASVSEHQPTTWSSYYFDLQLLVFMFPV, from the coding sequence ATGTTCCTGATCAACCTGATCCCTCTCCACGTCCTGGTGCTAATGCTCACAGGCCGCTTCTCCCATCGTATCTATGTGGCCTATTGCACTGTCTACTGCCTGGGCACCATTCTCTTTATGCAGATCTCCTTTGTGGGTTTCCAGCCTGTTCTTCCGTCGGAGCACATGGCAGCCTTTGGAGTCTTTGGCCTCTGCCAGATCCATGCCTTTGTGGATTACCTGCGCAGCAAGTTGAACCCACAACAATCTGAAGCCCTGTTCCGGAGTGTCATCTGCCTGGTGGGCGTTGTCCTTCTCACTGTGGGAGCTCTTCTCATGCTAACAGGAAAAATGTCTCCCTGGACGGGGCGTTTCTACTCATTGCTGGATCCGCCATACGCGAAGAACAACATCCCCATCATTGCTTCTGTGTCTGAGCATCAGCCTACAACCTGGTCCTCTTACTATTTTGATCTGCAACTCCTCGTCTTCATGTTCCCAGTGTAA